A window of Panthera leo isolate Ple1 chromosome D2, P.leo_Ple1_pat1.1, whole genome shotgun sequence contains these coding sequences:
- the RHOBTB1 gene encoding rho-related BTB domain-containing protein 1 isoform X1, with the protein MDTDMDYERPNVETIKCVVVGDNAVGKTRLICARACNTTLTQYQLLATHVPTVWAIDQYRVCQEVLERSRDVVDEVSVSLRLWDTFGDHHKDRRFAYGRSDVVVLCFSIANPNSLNHVKTMWYQEIKHFCPRTPVVLVGCQLDLRYADLEAVNRARRPLARPIKRGDILPPEKGREVAKELGIPYYETSVFDQFGIKDVFDNAIRAALISRRHLQFWKSHLKKVQKPLLQAPFLPPKAPPPVIKVPECPSMGTSEAACLLDNPLCADVLFILQDQEHIFAHRIYLATSSSKFYDLFLMECEETPNWSEGAGEKEKQSRDCQGRALSLDPDEEREEGTPRTPQANQWKASSQNLSQQESLALEGESSTPETQTLSGWSKGFLGMHKEMQANPVSKRVGPVTVVRMDSSVQPGPFRTLLQFLYTGQLDEKEKDLVGLAQIAEVLEMFDLRMMVENIMNKEAFMNQEITKAFHVRKANRIKECLSKGSFSDVTFRLDDGAISAHKPLLICSCKWMAAMFGGSFVESANSEVYLPNINKMSMQAVLDYLYTKQLSPNLDLDPLELIALANRFCLPHLVALAEQYAVQELTKAAMSGVGIDGEVLSYLELAQFHNAHQLAAWCLHHICTNYNSVCSKFRKEIKSKSADNQEYFERHRWPPVWYLKEEDHYQRVKREREKEDIALNKHHSRRKWCFWNSSPAVA; encoded by the exons ATGGACACTGACATGGACTACGAAAGACCCAACGTTGAAACCATCAAGTGTGTGGTTGTGGGAGACAACGCCGTGGGGAAGACGCGCTTGATCTGTGCCAGAGCGTGTAACACAACGCTAACGCAGTATCAGCTGCTGGCCACCCACGTGCCTACCGTGTGGGCGATCGACCAGTACCGAGTGTGCCAGGAG GTCCTGGAGCGTTCCCGGGATGTTGTTGATGAAGTGAGCGTTTCTCTCAGGCTTTGGGATACTTTTGGCGATCATCACAAAGACAGGCGTTTTGCATATGGCAG GTCTGATGTTGTGGTCCTCTGTTTTTCGATTGCTAATCCCAATTCCCTAAATCATGTGAAAACCATGTGGTATCAAGAAATCAAGCACTTTTGCCCTCGCACACCTGTTGTTCTAGTTGGCTGCCAGCTAGATCTCCGCTATGCTGATCTTGAAGCTGTTAATCGAGCCAGACGCCCTTTAGCAAG GCCCATAAAGAGAGGGGATATTCTGCCCCCAGAAAAAGGCCGAGAGGTTGCAAAGGAGCTGGGCATACCGTACTATGAGACAAGCGTGTTTGACCAGTTCGGAATCAAGGACGTGTTTGACAATGCGATCCGAGCAGCGCTGATTTCCCGCCGACACCTGCAGTTCTGGAAATCTCACCTAAAGAAAGTCCAGAAGCCTTTACTTCAGGCACCATTCCTACCTCCAAAAGCCCCTCCGCCGGTCATCAAGGTTCCAGAATGTCCCTCCATGGGGACAAGCGAAGCTGCCTGTTTACTGGACAATCCTCTATGTGCCGACGTCCTGTTCATCCTTCAGGACCAAGAGCACATCTTTGCACATCGAATTTACCTCGCTACCTCCTCTTCCAaattttatgatctttttttaatggaatgtgaAGAAACCCCAAATTGGAGCGAAGGAGCTggtgagaaagagaagcagagcaggGATTGCCAGGGGCGGGCATTGAGCCTTGACCCAGACGAGGAGCGGGAGGAAGGAACGCCAAGGACACCTCAGGCCAATCAGTGGAAGGCCTCGAGCCAGAACCTGTCCCAGCAGGAGAGTCTGGCTCTGGAAGGCGAGAGCTCGACTCCGGAGACACAGACCTTATCAGGCTGGAGCAAGGGGTTCCTTGGCATGCACAAGGAAATGCAAGCCAATCCCGTTTCAAAGCGCGTGGGCCCTGTCACTGTGGTCAGGATGGACTCCTCCGTCCAGCCAGGCCCTTTCCGGACCCTGCTCCAGTTTCTTTATACGGGACAACtggatgaaaaggaaaaggacttgGTGGGCCTGGCTCAGATCGCAGAGGTTCTGGAGATGTTCGATTTGAGGATGATGGTGGAAAACATCATGAACAAGGAAGCcttcatgaaccaggagattacAAAAGCATTTCATGTCAGGAAGGCCAATCGGATAAAAGAGTGCCTCAGCAAAGGGTCGTTCTCAG ATGTGACGTTCAGGTTGGATGATGGAGCCATCAGTGCCCACAAACCATTGCTGATCTGTAGCTGCAAGTGGATGGCTGCCATGTTTGGGGGCTCGTTTGTGGAAAGCGCCAACAGTGAG GTGTATCTCCCGAACATAAACAAGATGTCAATGCAAGCGGTATTGGATTATCTTTATACCAAGCAGTTGTCACCTAACTTGGACCTGGACCCACTGGAATTAATTGCCTTGGCAAACAGATTTTGCCTGCCACACTTGGTTGCACTTGCAG AGCAGTATGCTGTTCAGGAGCTGACGAAGGCCGCAATGAGCGGCGTGGGCATCGACGGGGAAGTGCTCTCTTATTTGGAACTGGCCCAG TTCCACAACGCCCACCAGTTGGCCGCCTGGTGTTTGCACCACATCTGCACCAACTACAACAGCGTTTGTTCCAAGTTCCGCAAGGAAATCAAATCGAAATCTGCAG ACAACCAGGAATACTTTGAGCGGCACCGCTGGCCCCCTGTGTGGTACCTGAAGGAAGAAGACCACTACCAGCGCGTGAAAAGGGAACGAGAGAAGGAAGACATTGCACTAAATAAACATCACTCGAGACGGAAGTGGTGCTTCTGGAATTCATCTCCAGCAGTCgcctga
- the RHOBTB1 gene encoding rho-related BTB domain-containing protein 1 isoform X2 gives MDTDMDYERPNVETIKCVVVGDNAVGKTRLICARACNTTLTQYQLLATHVPTVWAIDQYRVCQEVLERSRDVVDEVSVSLRLWDTFGDHHKDRRFAYGRSDVVVLCFSIANPNSLNHVKTMWYQEIKHFCPRTPVVLVGCQLDLRYADLEAVNRARRPLARPIKRGDILPPEKGREVAKELGIPYYETSVFDQFGIKDVFDNAIRAALISRRHLQFWKSHLKKVQKPLLQAPFLPPKAPPPVIKVPECPSMGTSEAACLLDNPLCADVLFILQDQEHIFAHRIYLATSSSKFYDLFLMECEETPNWSEGAGEKEKQSRDCQGRALSLDPDEEREEGTPRTPQANQWKASSQNLSQQESLALEGESSTPETQTLSGWSKGFLGMHKEMQANPVSKRVGPVTVVRMDSSVQPGPFRTLLQFLYTGQLDEKEKDLVGLAQIAEVLEMFDLRMMVENIMNKEAFMNQEITKAFHVRKANRIKECLSKGSFSDVTFRLDDGAISAHKPLLICSCKWMAAMFGGSFVESANSEVYLPNINKMSMQAVLDYLYTKQLSPNLDLDPLELIALANRFCLPHLVALAVCGVKMLCKPTC, from the exons ATGGACACTGACATGGACTACGAAAGACCCAACGTTGAAACCATCAAGTGTGTGGTTGTGGGAGACAACGCCGTGGGGAAGACGCGCTTGATCTGTGCCAGAGCGTGTAACACAACGCTAACGCAGTATCAGCTGCTGGCCACCCACGTGCCTACCGTGTGGGCGATCGACCAGTACCGAGTGTGCCAGGAG GTCCTGGAGCGTTCCCGGGATGTTGTTGATGAAGTGAGCGTTTCTCTCAGGCTTTGGGATACTTTTGGCGATCATCACAAAGACAGGCGTTTTGCATATGGCAG GTCTGATGTTGTGGTCCTCTGTTTTTCGATTGCTAATCCCAATTCCCTAAATCATGTGAAAACCATGTGGTATCAAGAAATCAAGCACTTTTGCCCTCGCACACCTGTTGTTCTAGTTGGCTGCCAGCTAGATCTCCGCTATGCTGATCTTGAAGCTGTTAATCGAGCCAGACGCCCTTTAGCAAG GCCCATAAAGAGAGGGGATATTCTGCCCCCAGAAAAAGGCCGAGAGGTTGCAAAGGAGCTGGGCATACCGTACTATGAGACAAGCGTGTTTGACCAGTTCGGAATCAAGGACGTGTTTGACAATGCGATCCGAGCAGCGCTGATTTCCCGCCGACACCTGCAGTTCTGGAAATCTCACCTAAAGAAAGTCCAGAAGCCTTTACTTCAGGCACCATTCCTACCTCCAAAAGCCCCTCCGCCGGTCATCAAGGTTCCAGAATGTCCCTCCATGGGGACAAGCGAAGCTGCCTGTTTACTGGACAATCCTCTATGTGCCGACGTCCTGTTCATCCTTCAGGACCAAGAGCACATCTTTGCACATCGAATTTACCTCGCTACCTCCTCTTCCAaattttatgatctttttttaatggaatgtgaAGAAACCCCAAATTGGAGCGAAGGAGCTggtgagaaagagaagcagagcaggGATTGCCAGGGGCGGGCATTGAGCCTTGACCCAGACGAGGAGCGGGAGGAAGGAACGCCAAGGACACCTCAGGCCAATCAGTGGAAGGCCTCGAGCCAGAACCTGTCCCAGCAGGAGAGTCTGGCTCTGGAAGGCGAGAGCTCGACTCCGGAGACACAGACCTTATCAGGCTGGAGCAAGGGGTTCCTTGGCATGCACAAGGAAATGCAAGCCAATCCCGTTTCAAAGCGCGTGGGCCCTGTCACTGTGGTCAGGATGGACTCCTCCGTCCAGCCAGGCCCTTTCCGGACCCTGCTCCAGTTTCTTTATACGGGACAACtggatgaaaaggaaaaggacttgGTGGGCCTGGCTCAGATCGCAGAGGTTCTGGAGATGTTCGATTTGAGGATGATGGTGGAAAACATCATGAACAAGGAAGCcttcatgaaccaggagattacAAAAGCATTTCATGTCAGGAAGGCCAATCGGATAAAAGAGTGCCTCAGCAAAGGGTCGTTCTCAG ATGTGACGTTCAGGTTGGATGATGGAGCCATCAGTGCCCACAAACCATTGCTGATCTGTAGCTGCAAGTGGATGGCTGCCATGTTTGGGGGCTCGTTTGTGGAAAGCGCCAACAGTGAG GTGTATCTCCCGAACATAAACAAGATGTCAATGCAAGCGGTATTGGATTATCTTTATACCAAGCAGTTGTCACCTAACTTGGACCTGGACCCACTGGAATTAATTGCCTTGGCAAACAGATTTTGCCTGCCACACTTGGTTGCACTTGCAG tttgtgGCGTGAAAATGCTTTGCAAACCTACATGTTAA
- the RHOBTB1 gene encoding rho-related BTB domain-containing protein 1 isoform X3 yields MWYQEIKHFCPRTPVVLVGCQLDLRYADLEAVNRARRPLARPIKRGDILPPEKGREVAKELGIPYYETSVFDQFGIKDVFDNAIRAALISRRHLQFWKSHLKKVQKPLLQAPFLPPKAPPPVIKVPECPSMGTSEAACLLDNPLCADVLFILQDQEHIFAHRIYLATSSSKFYDLFLMECEETPNWSEGAGEKEKQSRDCQGRALSLDPDEEREEGTPRTPQANQWKASSQNLSQQESLALEGESSTPETQTLSGWSKGFLGMHKEMQANPVSKRVGPVTVVRMDSSVQPGPFRTLLQFLYTGQLDEKEKDLVGLAQIAEVLEMFDLRMMVENIMNKEAFMNQEITKAFHVRKANRIKECLSKGSFSDVTFRLDDGAISAHKPLLICSCKWMAAMFGGSFVESANSEVYLPNINKMSMQAVLDYLYTKQLSPNLDLDPLELIALANRFCLPHLVALAEQYAVQELTKAAMSGVGIDGEVLSYLELAQFHNAHQLAAWCLHHICTNYNSVCSKFRKEIKSKSADNQEYFERHRWPPVWYLKEEDHYQRVKREREKEDIALNKHHSRRKWCFWNSSPAVA; encoded by the exons ATGTGGTATCAAGAAATCAAGCACTTTTGCCCTCGCACACCTGTTGTTCTAGTTGGCTGCCAGCTAGATCTCCGCTATGCTGATCTTGAAGCTGTTAATCGAGCCAGACGCCCTTTAGCAAG GCCCATAAAGAGAGGGGATATTCTGCCCCCAGAAAAAGGCCGAGAGGTTGCAAAGGAGCTGGGCATACCGTACTATGAGACAAGCGTGTTTGACCAGTTCGGAATCAAGGACGTGTTTGACAATGCGATCCGAGCAGCGCTGATTTCCCGCCGACACCTGCAGTTCTGGAAATCTCACCTAAAGAAAGTCCAGAAGCCTTTACTTCAGGCACCATTCCTACCTCCAAAAGCCCCTCCGCCGGTCATCAAGGTTCCAGAATGTCCCTCCATGGGGACAAGCGAAGCTGCCTGTTTACTGGACAATCCTCTATGTGCCGACGTCCTGTTCATCCTTCAGGACCAAGAGCACATCTTTGCACATCGAATTTACCTCGCTACCTCCTCTTCCAaattttatgatctttttttaatggaatgtgaAGAAACCCCAAATTGGAGCGAAGGAGCTggtgagaaagagaagcagagcaggGATTGCCAGGGGCGGGCATTGAGCCTTGACCCAGACGAGGAGCGGGAGGAAGGAACGCCAAGGACACCTCAGGCCAATCAGTGGAAGGCCTCGAGCCAGAACCTGTCCCAGCAGGAGAGTCTGGCTCTGGAAGGCGAGAGCTCGACTCCGGAGACACAGACCTTATCAGGCTGGAGCAAGGGGTTCCTTGGCATGCACAAGGAAATGCAAGCCAATCCCGTTTCAAAGCGCGTGGGCCCTGTCACTGTGGTCAGGATGGACTCCTCCGTCCAGCCAGGCCCTTTCCGGACCCTGCTCCAGTTTCTTTATACGGGACAACtggatgaaaaggaaaaggacttgGTGGGCCTGGCTCAGATCGCAGAGGTTCTGGAGATGTTCGATTTGAGGATGATGGTGGAAAACATCATGAACAAGGAAGCcttcatgaaccaggagattacAAAAGCATTTCATGTCAGGAAGGCCAATCGGATAAAAGAGTGCCTCAGCAAAGGGTCGTTCTCAG ATGTGACGTTCAGGTTGGATGATGGAGCCATCAGTGCCCACAAACCATTGCTGATCTGTAGCTGCAAGTGGATGGCTGCCATGTTTGGGGGCTCGTTTGTGGAAAGCGCCAACAGTGAG GTGTATCTCCCGAACATAAACAAGATGTCAATGCAAGCGGTATTGGATTATCTTTATACCAAGCAGTTGTCACCTAACTTGGACCTGGACCCACTGGAATTAATTGCCTTGGCAAACAGATTTTGCCTGCCACACTTGGTTGCACTTGCAG AGCAGTATGCTGTTCAGGAGCTGACGAAGGCCGCAATGAGCGGCGTGGGCATCGACGGGGAAGTGCTCTCTTATTTGGAACTGGCCCAG TTCCACAACGCCCACCAGTTGGCCGCCTGGTGTTTGCACCACATCTGCACCAACTACAACAGCGTTTGTTCCAAGTTCCGCAAGGAAATCAAATCGAAATCTGCAG ACAACCAGGAATACTTTGAGCGGCACCGCTGGCCCCCTGTGTGGTACCTGAAGGAAGAAGACCACTACCAGCGCGTGAAAAGGGAACGAGAGAAGGAAGACATTGCACTAAATAAACATCACTCGAGACGGAAGTGGTGCTTCTGGAATTCATCTCCAGCAGTCgcctga